In Miscanthus floridulus cultivar M001 chromosome 8, ASM1932011v1, whole genome shotgun sequence, the sequence CCGCAATTCAATTTGGGGGCCAAAGTTTGCAGTTCCAATTGGAGCAATGGAATTGAGGTCTGTGGCTGTGGCTGGCAGGTCAAACTACAAGGTCCAAGAGTTGTGGAGCTCCAGGTACAAGAACACCACAGGCCACAGCACAGAGGAGACATACATGTACACAGTGATGCAGAGGCATTAAAAAACGGGAGAAGGGAAAGGTGGTGGAGGGAGAGTGGCGTACACGTTCGGCGATGCTGTGAGGATCAGTGGCCTGCCCCCTCCTAGCCCGCTGGCGCTGCTGCCGCGGCGGCGCGGCCCCTCCTCCGCCCGACGCCGCTCCggctgccggtgccggtgccggcccACCACCCGCGGCCGCGCCTCCCCCGAAGCTCTGCGCCGCCGGCATTGACCCGCCCTTTCACCAGTCACCACACGAGGAGAAGAAGGCACGGTTTTTTTCAGTCCGATTGATTTATCAGCCAAGACAAGACAGAAATCGAACTGAATAAACAGTAGCTTTGCCGCCTGTTTGGCGCCATGAATGGAAGAGCAATCACAGTGCAAGTTTTTTTTCCCTGATGAACCGGACGCGGGCACTGGTTAGTGGCCGGTCCAGCGGCGTACCTGCCCGAACGGCGGCTGATGCACGGCGGCGGCATGCATCCCAGCGGCTCCGAACCCGTTGTACAGCGCCTGGTCGGCTCCCTGCAAAACGCGGGACACGTCAACGGTACGCGGGCAAAACCGGGAGCTCTGGAGGCGAGAGCAGGCGCGCGGCGCGGAGCAGAAGGATCTCACGGCGGCATTGGGGGACTTGAAGGCGGCGTCCATGTCGTCCCTGGCTCGGTCGGTGAAGAGAGGCAGCGGCATGAACCCCGCGTCGTCGCCGCCTCCTCCCCCGGAGCCGGCGCCGATGCCGTGCAGGTCTCTGAGGTGGAGCATGAGGGGCTTCTCCCCGCCGCCGAtctggtggtggcggaggcgcgAGGCGAGGAGCGCGGCCTCATCGAACGCGGCGGCGTCTTCGGAGACGGCCCCCGCCCCCGCGGGGAGCTCCCAGGGCGACTTGCCGGAGCCGAGGTCGGACCACGCGGCCGGCAGCGTGGACAGCATCTGGTCGAAGAAGTCGTCCTGCccaccgcccccgccgccgccctgcATTTCGCGGCCGCTCGGCTGCATGGGTGGCCTTCGGCTGTGGCGAGGTGGCTCCCTTCCCCTTGCTGGCGAGAGACCTTGTTGATGCGCGGAGAGGGAGAGCGAGCGAGGAGTTGGAACTTGGGAGAGAAGAGGAGGGGCTTGGCTTGGAGTGTGGCGGGGTTTTATAATCGCGCTTTACGTGCCAAATAATGGTGTCGTAACTGACGGCGTCGACGTCGGAGAAGACGGAAGCGAGGAAGGCCCCTTGGGTTCTCTCTCTTCCTTCCCCTGGCCAGTTTTGAATTTTGGCTatataaggccctgtttagattccaaaaattttcaacccaaagtgtcacatcaaatcttgcggtacatgcatggagtactaatgtagataaaaaacaaaactaattgcacagttaggtgagaaatcgcgagacaaaactttcgaacctaattagtccataattagatactaattaccaaatacaaacgaaagtgctacggtagccaaacAGTAGCTAAACCCAAAAAAAAATTTGAGAACTAAACGCTCCCTAAGTAAAGTAATTCACTCTGTAAAGATGGATCCAATTGCAAAGTGCAAAGATCCATCCAATCCTGTCCAAGAGGCCAACACACGCAACGGAACAGGAGTTGCTGGCATTGGACACAGCTGGAGCGTACTACTAGCTGCTACTGCTAGTgcgtttgttttgttgttgccaGCAATCACATCACACGATCATCACACCCATGGGACTGAACAAGCTGACGTCAAGTCATCAGGTGAGAGTGAGAGACTTGAGTGAGTGATGAGTGTGAGGTTATTGGCACGCTGTCAGGTCTCCACTGTCGCTCTGAATTCTAACGATGTCTCCCGGCCCTCCCACCACTGCTACaacgatgaagttgtccggtgcTGTTGGTTTCGGCTTATTCACTCGTATCTGGTTTATAATTCACGACTTGAACAACGTTTTTCTCTTAAATCggagtacttttagtcatggcttaaGCCGGCCGAAACGAACGTGCCGCTACAAGTGATTCCACCGATCTCGGAGAGTCGAAAACAAATCGCCCAGCGGGCATCGGAATAAAGTGATGGTTGACGAATGACAGCGAGAGCAGCCAAGCCAGGTGTTGCTGCTGCCACCCTACCAGGCATAGGGATAGGGCGCACAGCCTAGTCTACTCTACTGGGCGCAGGAGCAGCACATGTACTGCCACATCCATCCCGGACAACAGCGCGCCTTGGGCCTTGGCTTGGCTTTCCCCTCCACTGCAACTCTCCACACGACCATGTTCCATTCCATCCCTGAGAAACGGAGAATGGAGAAGACCTGCCTGTGCCTGCAAGGGCTGCGGCTTCCTTTGGAGCGTCGTCTCCCCATTCCACCTGTCGGACCTGCTGACTCGTTCATCACTGGGTCTGGGTGTGCACAGCACAGGGACAACCTCTTGCCGTGCCAACACGTCCCCGCCGGGCTCCTTTCTTTGCTGCTTGCGTGCTCGCACAAAATTAAGGGTCTGTTTTATCATTTACAAATAAAGTTTATGTGGACTAAAATTTagggcatgttcgcttgaacttatcagctagaatctatagaatttttctctcataacaaaacagcttcagccggctttaatactagCCGAACATGCCCTAAGTTAAAATAAAGTTTAGGTGGATGAAGTTTACTTAGAGTGTTATTTGAATGCATGGATTGAAGGTGGGTAGCTATACTCCGTTGCTAAAAATGGTTTTTGCTAGACAAAGAAAGACTCATATTCCCTCACATTTGCCAACTAATGAACTAATTCCTAGTTAGGTTTGAAACTAAAATATAGTCCACTTTTAATTTCACTTGTTTGGATACCTAAAGTTTAGCCCAGCCAGATTTAAACCAGGTTAACTTTTTCTAAGCTTGATTAAATTTGAGTTAATCCGATTTCACAAAGTATGCTACGTACCGTCGTCTATCACAATCTCATGACGCGATCGAAACATGTCATCATTTCCATGGTTTGCCTTTTAAAAAGATACTACTAAGAGAGAAGCATGGCATGATCCTTGGACGTACCCTGGGGGCCAGGTGCCCACGACTTTCACGTGCGTGTACGCTTCTCCTGCTGCTCTCCTGCTTTGTAACGCTTAGGCTAGTGCTAGTTCTTTCAGGCTGGTTTACAAAACGTGTGTATGTATAAGTAACTTATAAGCAAGTTTGGAGTGAACCAGTTTCATTTTTGGAGCCAGCGTGAATTTAGCGGTCAGTTTCTTGTGATTTCTATAATACTAGTCATTTAATCCTTGTATCCTACTCACTCTGGTCCATATGATGTGTTTGGCTCTTTCTGAAAAATGCTTCTGCTGCTAAAAAAACAGAATGCCAACCAAACAAGTCGAATCTAAAACTACATTTTCATAAACAACTGCTTTCACGTAGTAAAATTTTCGCAACATTTTGGATCCTGCTTTTGGCTTTCGATTTTCTACTTTTCCAAATgggtggaaatagagagagatgaTTCCCGGTTGAAGGGAGATAGAGAGAGGAGATAGGTTTCATAAATGTTTCAACCAAACAACTTACAACATTTTCACAACAGATGACTTACAACAACTTTT encodes:
- the LOC136475290 gene encoding bHLH transcription factor RHL1-like, which codes for MQPSGREMQGGGGGGGQDDFFDQMLSTLPAAWSDLGSGKSPWELPAGAGAVSEDAAAFDEAALLASRLRHHQIGGGEKPLMLHLRDLHGIGAGSGGGGGDDAGFMPLPLFTDRARDDMDAAFKSPNAAGADQALYNGFGAAGMHAAAVHQPPFGQGGSMPAAQSFGGGAAAGGGPAPAPAAGAASGGGGAAPPRQQRQRARRGQATDPHSIAERLRRERIAERMKALQELVPNANKTDKASMLDEIIDYVKFLQLQVKVLSMSRLGGATAVGPLVASMASEGNGNGNGTSDSGNGNAANGENGGGSLQVTEQQVARLMEEDMGTAMQYLQGKGLCLMPISLASAISSATSSSLLSRPSMGAMGGARGPLHDGGSPASPPLVNGGDDSRTIKDAGAGGKQ